In Patescibacteria group bacterium, the following are encoded in one genomic region:
- the gap gene encoding type I glyceraldehyde-3-phosphate dehydrogenase produces the protein MVKVAINGFGRIGRAVFKILIEKHKNLQIIAINDLTDTKTLAHLLEYDTMYGKWDKKIGFSKDSIIVDNKKYKVFAEKNPTELPWKRLGVSTVLECTGLFRTKELCKLHLNAGAKNVIISAPAKSNDIPIYVLGVNERKIKKTDKIISNASCTTNCIAPIVEILERKIGIKKVMMTTIHSYTSDQNLVDGPHKDLRRARTAGQNIIPTTTGAALATIKTVPKLKGKFDGISIRVPTALVSMSDFVFLLKKKTDTEKVNKIFVQEKKSKKYRDVIDITDKPLVSSDFIKNPYSAIIDLSMTKIVDGDLLKIVAWYDNEWGYSNRLAEITKLIAKIQK, from the coding sequence ATGGTAAAAGTAGCAATTAACGGTTTTGGCCGAATTGGCCGGGCTGTTTTTAAAATTTTAATTGAAAAACATAAAAATTTACAAATAATAGCGATTAACGACTTGACTGACACAAAAACTTTGGCGCATCTTTTAGAATATGATACAATGTATGGAAAATGGGACAAAAAGATTGGATTTAGCAAAGACAGCATTATAGTTGATAATAAAAAATATAAAGTATTCGCGGAAAAAAATCCAACTGAACTGCCTTGGAAAAGACTGGGCGTATCAACTGTTTTGGAATGCACAGGTCTATTCAGAACAAAAGAGCTATGTAAATTGCATTTGAATGCGGGAGCAAAAAATGTTATTATATCAGCTCCGGCAAAAAGCAATGATATTCCGATTTATGTTTTGGGCGTTAATGAAAGAAAAATTAAAAAAACAGACAAAATTATTTCAAATGCCTCCTGCACTACTAATTGCATCGCGCCGATTGTTGAAATATTAGAAAGAAAGATCGGGATTAAAAAAGTTATGATGACAACAATCCATTCTTACACTTCTGACCAAAATTTAGTTGACGGTCCGCATAAAGATTTGCGAAGAGCGCGAACCGCTGGACAAAATATTATACCAACAACAACAGGGGCCGCGTTGGCAACAATCAAAACAGTTCCAAAATTAAAAGGAAAATTTGATGGAATTTCAATAAGAGTTCCTACAGCGCTTGTTTCAATGTCTGATTTTGTTTTTTTGTTAAAAAAGAAAACAGACACGGAAAAAGTGAACAAAATTTTTGTTCAAGAAAAAAAATCAAAAAAATATCGAGATGTTATTGACATAACTGATAAACCATTAGTTTCATCTGATTTTATTAAAAATCCTTACTCAGCAATTATTGATCTTTCTATGACAAAAATAGTTGATGGGGATTTGCTAAAAATTGTCGCTTGGTATGATAATGAGTGGGGTTATTCTAACCGTTTAGCGGAAATAACAAAGTTAATCGCAAAAATTCAAAAATAA